The following proteins are co-located in the Leptodactylus fuscus isolate aLepFus1 chromosome 8, aLepFus1.hap2, whole genome shotgun sequence genome:
- the LOC142216785 gene encoding LOW QUALITY PROTEIN: gamma-crystallin 2-like (The sequence of the model RefSeq protein was modified relative to this genomic sequence to represent the inferred CDS: substituted 1 base at 1 genomic stop codon): TLSLLXIIFYEDRNFQGRCYECSGDCADLHSYFSRCNSIRVDSGCWMLYERPNYLGHQYFLKKGEYPEYQQWMGFSDSIRSCRVIPQQRGPHKLKIYEKEDFRGQMLEVLEDCPSVFELFKNHDINSCNVLEGHWIFYEQPNYRGRQYFLKPGEYRRFSDWGSLNARVSSFRRVLDSC, encoded by the exons ACTTTGTCTTTACTTTAGATCATCTTCTACGAGGACAGGAATTTCCAGGGCCGCTGTTATGAATGCAGCGGTGACTGTGCTGATCTTCATTCCTACTTCAGCCGCTGTAATTCCATCCGAGTAGATAGTGGCTGCTGGATGCTGTATGAGCGTCCTAACTATCTTGGTCATCAGTATTTTCTTAAGAAGGGCGAATATCCTGAATATCAGCAATGGATGGGATTCAGTGACTCCATCAGGTCTTGCCGAGTTATACCACAG CAAAGAGGACCACACAAACTGAAGATATATGagaaagaagattttagaggTCAAATGCTAGAAGTTTTAGAAGATTGCCCTTCCGTCTTTGAGCTCTTTAAGAACCATGATATCAACTCTTGTAATGTGCTTGAAGGTCACTGGATCTTTTATGAGCAGCCCAACTACCGTGGAAGGCAATATTTTCTGAAGCCTGGAGAATACAGACGTTTCAGTGACTGGGGATCCCTCAATGCAAGAGTGAGTTCCTTCAGAAGAGTACTGGATAGCTGCTAA